GCTGTTTAACCTCTTATTTATAGGCATGTGCCTCAAACCCTGTAAAGCTATAACAattgcacagcagcagcagacaagCTAAAAACTTATGGTTCAAGCCTACAAACACATGCGCTCACATGGGTAAACCTACTGAGTTCGTGTATGTAAGTGTGGACAACATTGGGCCCTTATGCTCCTCCTGGAAACAGTCCAAATAACACAAACAGAGAGGCAGAACAATCAGAGATCTAGTGTGACAACTCTAGTGATAACCATCACTGACTGGCATGTTTGTCATCAAATTAGTCTAAAAGTGAACTTCAAGTGATAATTCTGCTGAAAAGTAACAGAGAAAAATGCCTGATCAGAATTTCCACGATTGGACATGGATTCAGACCATTTCACTGAAAGTGGACATGGATTCTTGCTGGGTAAGCAGGCATtataaaatggtttttaaaaacaattataaacCATACTTAAACCTCTGCTTAAAACAGGGAATACGGCCAGAATCAAAAATACCTCTAAAGCCACAATGAACTTTTTAGGTGCTCCCTCTGTGTTTGTTTCTGTACCATAGCAGGGTGTTTTGAATCATTCTGCAAATGAGGCAAGTATTAAATGAAGATGCACTCttaatgaagtcaatagaatggCACGTACTGTACGTCAGTTGATGATTTGGACCCTGGTGTTTGTATTGCAGTTCTACATTTAAATGATTCTTCATTAACTCTTATCGAACTTTAAAATTTAACAACATTACAGACTGTAGCACATTCTGCACTTACAGAGTAGGAGGAGTACTGTACATGAAACTTGGATTTGGTTGTTACACATACCGAATCTTGCCAcaatattatttaatttaatcACAAGAAAGCTTCTTTAACAGCTTTTCTTTCCACTTCTCACCTTAATAGCTGAACCTGTAGAGCAGACAACTCCTTCCTTTGGATGAGTCTAAGTGTAGCCTGCTGAATATCAGAAGAGAATAACCAACTTCTGTCATTTGAACACGGAGCATCCAGCAGTACCTGTACAGCCAGTGAGTAAAAGAATGAACAAAAGTATTACCTGTAAAGAAGTTAACTATCTGTGCAATGCATCCTATTCGAAAGTATTGGAATATAATTTCTGTAGAAAATTTACAGCATCATTTTTTGCATTTTAGAAGCGTGAAAAAACAACCAGTTTAAAACATTttactgtttttgtgcatttctgAGACCAACCACACCCTATTTACTGCACCATGAATACcataaatattattataattatcACCTGAATAGCTCCCACCCTTGATCTCCCTTGCTTATTCACCTATTTAAATGTTACAGAGTACTAACTGCTGTGCATTATTCATAATTCAATGTGATGAGTCAATAAGCAACATCATGTAACATATGCTCAAACACACATGCACGAAGTCTCAACAGTTCAAAGTTTCAGGTATGCAGAAAACATCTGGTCAACTCAGTAGACTCCTCCCAGACAAATAAGAAGGACCATCAAATGGAGAATAAGTTTTAACAATAAAAAGTTTCATCTTCCCTTCATGAGCATTTCATGGGACATGGTCAAACAGCTACAGATTACAGGTTACAGTAggaaaggaaggaacagaacaataAAAGTATCATTTTAATTCCATCAGCCTGTCAATACATAATGGTTCTACCTTGTCGTACAATTCAGGATGGAGATCTCCCATCTGTCTCCCATCCAGTTCAGAGAGAGTAATTAAATTCATCAGGGGCTCTGGGATGAAGGATTCTAGTGTCTGCTTCAGCCACCTTGATCTCAGACTATCATACTCATTACAGCGAAGATGACCTAAACACAAATTAACTAGAATCAGTGCTCTTAAATTTTTATCCATATTAGAAGTTACAATTACGGATGTTTCAGTATTTCCCTGGGATTGTCAGAGATTATAACGTGTGTGCTTATATTACTGCACATTCTACAACACTGACGGATTTTTATAAACTTTCAACATGCTCCTAAAAGGTGATCCATAAATATTTAGTAATAAATACCTACAGAGTGGAAAACTTTCACAGTAAAACAAACTTAAAATGGTAACCCATATTCAAAGAGCAGTGGTATGAGTATTTTTCTGAGATCTTTCTACTGCTATGAGGAGGATACATGTCATTTTTTAATTCATCACAAGCTTGGTCCTCATCTTATGTTCCCAAACAAAGCATTTCAACTCCTCACCTACCAGAGGCTGGTAACCTACTTGTACTGACATAAACACAGTTGCTTTTTTTATTTCTAGTCCTATAGCCATGACAATTACCCATTTAGATTAAACCTTGCTGTATACAGGCATTGCACAGAATCTCATTTTCCTCCTGCTCTTGCCCTTAGATACTCAATACTCCCATTCATTTTCCTTGCCTTTAGTCCCTCATGACACCACAAGAACCATAGCAGGCTGTGGATATGACCTATGTATACCATAACACGCACTCTCTTTCGGTTGAAATCGTCCTCCTAAAGCTTATTAATTACCTTTGCCAACAATCTGATCACCTTACAGCTAAGGTGTAGAACAACCCCCGGCACAAGTACTCCCTTCTCCAAAGATTCTCACTCTGCTAAATGAACTTGGACCCATCCCTTTTATGCACCATCTACACACCCTGAGATTGCTTTATGTTCTTGTCCAGCCAACCCTGTGCAATTAACATACCGTATTATCACAAAGATGTAAAAATATTTGACACTTggaaaaagcttgttttcctGCACTAAGAACTCTGATTAACTTACAGTTACAGGAACGTGCTTGGCAGCAGTACACAATACACAGAGTACATTCTAGACAGGAAGAAAAAGCAGCACCACTTGGTTTTTCAATCTGCATTAATATGAAGCCCATTTACGTAGTCACATGTCCAAGTTTTTGTCCTTACTAATACTAGGACAAACTGACTTCACAATATTCTGATTTCAACAATCTGAATCTACTGAGTACAGCATCCCTTTTAAACTAAATTTTAATCTCACAACATACACAAACATGCCTTCTAATAACTTTGATAACTGCTCCTGGAACCTGATTTCTGTATTTTAATTGGCACaacaataaaatacattacctGGCCAGGCACACTGCAGCATAGCTATTGATTTACCGCCTGGAGCAGCACACATATCCAAAATCCTTTCCCCATCCTTTATTTCCAATGCCAGCACCGGCAGAAGTGAAGCAGCATTCAGCAGATAATATTCCTTGAGTTTACCAATCTGGTGTTTTTGTGCAGGGAATCTTCCAGGAGTTCTACTGATGTAACATTTTAATGATCCTGGGAGATAGGGTAAGGTTTCCTGAAAGAGACTACGATACCCCTTCAAACGCAAGTTGTTCTTCAGTTCAGAGGAAAAGCTGAATTTATTAAGCAGAACAGCATATTGCCAGCACAATGGTGATGTGAGCACCTCCCTGgaggtttaaaaaggaaaaacaaagcagAGTTATATTTAATAAGTGGCAGGTTACAGTTAAGTTTCCATAACATAGCAAGCCCTTCATCTCAGGGAATTAGAGCAAACACCACAGCTAGGTTTTGTGCTCGCCCACAGTTATGGTATTTTAAGTGTGTTCCGGTGGTTTGAGCCTatttccacaggttaattatgaaTTATGTAATGAAGAATTTCCTTCTATAGTTTTAAATGTGTTACTTTTCAATTTCATGAAATATCCCTTTGTTCTCATGTCAAGAGAAAGGATAAATAGGGATACTTGGTTTACCTCCATTATTGTTATATACAGGAACTCAGGAGTGTACAAACATAGAGAAGCTGTGAACTCATTTGTAAACAAGacagaaacaaaaaaccctaatGCTGCTCCGAATTAATCTTTCACCTTGCTTTTTTAAATCAACCCTTCATGTGTTCTTTAATAACCAATGTATAATACTGTGGCTCTCAGAAATAAAAGGTATTTTGCTCCATACTAAAACTTGTCACATAGTAAATGGTCTCTGCAAATAACGAAATTTTCATGTCTGAAatcgggggctgggggagggaggggagtttaATGCATTTGGTTTTCACTGAAAAGGATAACAGCGTTTGCTGATTTGGAATCCTTTTTGCattctttgaaaaaaataaaaccaacaggGCTTTGTTAGCGTTTACATTTTGGGAGACATAAGTCAAATAATGGACTGATCTGACTGATACTGACTAGCTGAATCCATAAAACTAAAAAGTGACTCCAAGAGCAGATCAAATGGGCACTAAAATAAACACACTTCATCCAACATCCATTACAATCTTCTTTGAAGAAGTTTTCTGaaaataaacaagcaaacaaaacaaaaaaataaacattacaGATGGTCTTTTAATACTAGGGAAAGttaccaaataaataaaatgcaaatctGTTTATATATTAGGCTCCCCAATCTTCTTTGAAAACTGTTAGAAAACAATTCGGAAGGATGTGGTTTAACAATGTGACTAGCCAATGAGGACAGAGACAAAAAGCATCTGATAAGCAGCTCTAACTTACTCTAAAATATTTTGCAGCACTATCCCATCGTGGCTTGGCCCTGTCCACATGGTACTAGAAAACTATCTAATGAGAACTATATTCTAATTATGTTTTGCCATCCTGCCAATTTAGAAAATAATGTTCTCCAACTCTACCTCTAAGGGGCAGATCTTCAGTTGTGTAATCTGTGAAAGCTCTGTTGAAATATCTTGGGGATGTCACGTAATTTCTATGTGACTCCGTTTTGCAGTTTGTAACATAGGAATAATGATCTCATCACAGGATGTAGCAGGAGAAGAAGCTGAATAGTGAGagaatgttattttaataaagCAGAGCTCAGAAAAGTACCCAgggaaataaatataattaatgatAAATCAAGTTACTTTTCGTTCTGTAATTGGAGTGATTCCTCTTTTATATCGGTGAATATTTCTGAAGTTCATTTATCTTTTTTTGGTCACTGTCTCTGATATAATTATTGTTTCCTCATTTTTCAGTAAATTGCTACCGAAATATAAAATATGAAACTCGCTGATGCATCTCCCCTCCTTTGAACACATAAAGGGTTTTCCGTAGGCCAAATCCTGGTGCTACTGGAGTcaaagcaaaaatcccattgacttcagccagaccataatttggccctaagtattgtgaggaggaaagagaaggaagaaagaacagaaagaaaaaaggaaatcaggagggagaaggagaaaaggaaaaaaaatatatttgtttctcTTTACTTGTCATGGAACGTTACAGAGAGACGAAGGAATTGTTTATCTTATTTCTCTTAAAACTGGCTGTATTCAcaactgttttgcttttttgacatTATTCAGACATGTtcaagataaaaataataaaagctatTTTGTTATGAAAGAGTCCCTCATTTTAACTGTTTTCCAGTTTGTAAGTCTGTCTTGAAGATCATCATGACACTCACTGATGAAGCAATTCAAGGCTATGACTAATACTTAGCTTTCAGCTCATTCTATTGTCTCTTTTTCTTTCCACAACTAAGCGGAAACTAAGTGAGTTATGGTTATGGATAAGGCATCCAGCCTTTATATTTTCAATTCCTTGAGGGGATTTGTGCAAGTGGGATAATGTCCCATCAAGAATGAAAAGATAAGATTCCATATGTTAATAAAAGGGTCATGTCACCTAAACTGTATCTCTACATCAGGCGATGTGATCtttcctgcacatttcccagatgCTTGACTAGAATAATTAAAGACAAGTGCTCATCTATCATTCCATGCTGGTATCCTAGTTTCTCCATAAAATAATCAGAAGCACAATTTCCAGTTTGTATGAATTCTATATAGTTCTTTGCAGTTATTTTATGGGgtcataaaaagagaaaaaataacctGACTGTGCTCCATGCCTCTCCCAGCTCCTTCATGTATTGCTTCTCAAAGTGATCCAGAACAACTTGGCAGATTTGCTTTTGAGGCTTCCCTTCTGATTTCAGCTtagagggaggaggaaaaagtCACCATGAAAAACTATTAGTCTAAGATTGCAGTACATCAGATTTTAAATACATCTGTTTGGATTAATAATGACATTAAGGTGCTCAGGTACCCCACTGATGGGCATGGTATACATATTTGCAGGGCTGGCAACAGGAATTTTGGAGCCCTCTGTAAAATAAGATGTATGAATACCATCTCTCCTGACCTGTGAACAAATCATCCAAACTGTATGCTCAAGATGCTCTGTCCCTGTGATTGCCAAATAAATTACAAGGATCCTGGGGCGCCAACATACCaggagcaaaataaacaaaccatcATTAAGGAGATTATATCCCTAGAAAATTAGCACCCCTGCCAAGGAACCCCTCTCAACGTATCTAACTAAAAGATAGATGTTAAAGTGCATCCTTGTGCAAGTCATATGGAATCCAATCCTGCTTTGAAGAGTTATAGTAACTGCTTTCTTCTAGGAGTGAATAAGAATGGTAGAATTAATTCAACTGtacgttttgtttgttttacttacaTACACAAAGAAAATTCCTAGCAATATTTAGGGACTCATTCTACAGAATCAATCCACTGAGGTAGCTATTTGGTCTTCTGTACCAGATTAAGCTATTTAAAGAAGTTCTGCAAAGGAAAACACTGGGTTTGTGCTctctttttgcttttttcaggaattctgtgccaaaaatataaaaattctgcgtattttattcataaaaaaataaatgtggagactccagcatggcagtggggaggacAGGCCACCAGCTGCATGAAGGTGGGAGGCCACCCTGCAGCCCTCGCCCCAGGACACGGACttggtggtgaggctgcacctgaccctgacacagtgcaagagccgggcctgccccagaagcACCCCGGGCcctgtccccctgctccagaTGCACCAAGATAGCAAGTGAGAGGGACAGACACTCACAcatccaggtgtggggcaggcaggctcagcctacGCAGGagccaagtgtggaggggcttagtgtggggggatccaggtgtggggagagaggattctgtgtggggcaatctgggtgtgggtggctcagtgggggggaaTCTGGATTCACAGTAGaggtgccaaccctccaggattgtcccggtgtctgcaggaattaaagattaatctttaattaaagattatgtcatgtgttGAAACTTCCTGGAATACaaccaaccaaaactggcaaccctaatgcACAGGGACTAGTTGTGGGGTCCAGGTAAAGGTAGTTCGGGCTCAGCCGGGCAGGTCTGGGTGTTGGGAATGGGCTCAGTAGGGGGGTCCGGATACTGGGGGCTTAGTGGGGAAgtctgggtgcagctggttggagctcagtggggtgggggtccaggtgtggGGTGCTTGTCAGGATGAcccaggtgcaggagggtgggacttGTCTGGGTGGGGGTTCAAGTTCGGAGGGCTCAGCGGAAAATAGTCTGGGTGCAGTGCTGAGGGGCTGGATGCAGGGGCTTGGGCTtagccgggggagggaggggagttcagGTGCAGGGGGGGTCTGGGAGCACGGGGTGAGGCTCAATGGGGTATGTGGCTGGGGGACTTGGTAGGGGGATTCTGGGTGTGAGGGGTGAGGTTTGTTGTGGGGGGGTCTGGGTatgggggggtccagatgcatgggggttgggcacaTGGGGGAGCAGATCCCCATACAGTgactcctccccctgcagcttaGGAGCGATTGGGGCAGGAAGTgccgaggggggcgggggaggggtggaaataCGGAGCTTCCTGCATTTCctcagccactccttgcaggggaagaggaagtcccgtcctacccagcccagccgggactagcagatGAGTGCTTCCCTGTAGTGATTTACCTCCACACGGGCTGGTCTGGGGGGGTGTGAAACTACATGCCCACACTGCTGTGAAGGGGTGCGTGaccgctcttgcagcttccctttgcttccccagcATTTTTATGCGGGGAAGGAAAGAAATCTGCCAGGGACATGAATTCTGGTGCAGAATTCCACCCAAAGTATTCTTTaggccaggggtaggcaacctgtggcatgcgagctgattttcagtggcactcacactgcccgggtcctggccacaggTCCGGGggtctctgcattttaatttaattttaaatgaagcttcttaaacattttaaaatccttatttactttacatacaacaacagtttagttatatattacagacttatagaaagagaccttctataaacattaaaatgtattactggcacgcgaaaccttaaattagagttactaaatgaagactcggcacaccacttctgaaaggttgccgatccctgctttaAACTATATAAAGAGGGGACTAAAAGGCTGGAAGGAAAAGTGCTTTTAAAAGAGGAAGGATTggggtggtgtttgttttttttttttaaatagaattgaGGTCTTGTGTTCCATTTCCCTTGGAAGACTACGGATGACTGGAGAACTAATTGGATTAGTAAATCAAACCTACTATGGCAGTGAAGCTTGAGCGATTGAGAGAAGAAGGGATTTTTAGACAGCCTGTTTACAATGTTGCTTTTGTTTGTGGGCATTCGTTAAGCATGTGCGTTAACAAAAACATCTAACACATAATTAGGAGGAAAAATCTCTTGGCTAAAGAGTCAATACTCCTGCACCTTCAATTAACAGATATGAAAACTTCTCTTTCCAGTTCTGTGGCTCAGCAAGGAGACCTCcagcaaaaagcaagaaagcaaaaCTTGATAATTCTAAGGCATAAAAAAGCCAAGAaaataaactgaagaaaaaaattcatttttttcaggTCTTCTTCATATCTCATaaagatacaaaaataaaaaccagcaccAACAtattctttctccttcctcccctccccacacacactttgtatATCACCTTTAAGCAGGAAAATTGACAGAATTATGGAACCAACATAACCAATTTgtgcagattattattattttacagagATGTGTAACGGGGCTGCACATGTGTACCTGAAAATATAATCTGAAATTAACAGGTATAGTTGAGAGCATAATTACACCAGCAGAATCTCTATCACTGGTGATAATACAAAAGAACAGAGTTTGACTGTCAGGCTATTtatctacactagaaagggtTGTACTTGTTTTCACCAATGATGCAATTATATTTTTGCTGAAAACTGTTAtagatttttcttccttaaaaCATAAAGTACATATGTGGGGCTGGTATGTAGGGGGGGAAATTTACTTGCATATTAAGTAAGTCTTATTTAAAATCAGAGTGGCACACTGCATATGGACTTCCACATCGTCATTTTAGTATGTCACTTTTCAGGGTAGAAATATACTTGTAAGTACCCAATAAAAAGATAAGCATAGGAGCCCTGAAGTATATaaggaggaaaataaaaacacagtTATTTATAAAAACTGGCTACTGTTTACAAAAGCTCTGTAATGCAGTCAGTTGGTTTAGATTTTAGACGCAATAATTTAGGACCAAATTGCAGGCAGAGAGAAGTGGCCTGATACACAGGAGCTGGGATACACCTACTGTATTTCTTAACCTGCTAGTTCTGTGATGTTAAAagttaaggccccagtcctgcatgtGGGTGGACCTCTGGGCCTACGCAGAGCCCCTGAAGTCAATGTGGGTCTGTCCAAAGGGTACTCTATGCAGGAGTGGGACCCACAATATCTGAGCTGGTTGGAATATTTTTGACAGCACACAGAAGTGAAGACCACCAAAAAATGTCAAGACCACTTTTTCTATTTTCTggcccactgagccccaaccagcttcacctggacccccacccaatcaagccccactcctccagcatccagacacgcccccactgagccccatctccccacactcagacccccctgctgagccccaaccttcttcacctggatcccctgcagagtcccattgcctctGCACCCGGACCCCCCAaacaagcccctgtgcagccagatcccccactgagccacccacacccagactgccccccacacagaaacctctcaccccacacttggatccccccacactaagtccctccacacttggatcctgctgggctgagcctgcccacccacacctggtgcacctggcacagaggggcaggcccagcccttgcattGTGTccgggttgggtgcagcctcactgctgagtccctgtaccaggggaggtgggggctccagggtgatctcccatctcAATGCAGCCAGTTGGCCAGTGCTCCCTACtgtcatgctggagcctccacatttatttattgacaaataaaatatgcagaactttgcagaatttaaaaatattgtgcgcataatttttattttttggcacagaactccttcagtaataaaa
The Eretmochelys imbricata isolate rEreImb1 chromosome 1, rEreImb1.hap1, whole genome shotgun sequence DNA segment above includes these coding regions:
- the NSUN3 gene encoding tRNA (cytosine(34)-C(5))-methyltransferase, mitochondrial isoform X1 encodes the protein MRRLLRARARLRRQLAASCGPRGALSLAQERLKSEGKPQKQICQVVLDHFEKQYMKELGEAWSTVREVLTSPLCWQYAVLLNKFSFSSELKNNLRLKGYRSLFQETLPYLPGSLKCYISRTPGRFPAQKHQIGKLKEYYLLNAASLLPVLALEIKDGERILDMCAAPGGKSIAMLQCAWPGHLRCNEYDSLRSRWLKQTLESFIPEPLMNLITLSELDGRQMGDLHPELYDKVLLDAPCSNDRSWLFSSDIQQATLRLIQRKELSALQVQLLRSAIKALCPGGSVVYSTCTLSKAENSDVISRHGRNASAFGVKGSSQLAQTLLYGEEERKFWLEAIRHNIPYPHKVMPEDLQCLPEVDRTFAMVSCD
- the NSUN3 gene encoding tRNA (cytosine(34)-C(5))-methyltransferase, mitochondrial isoform X2 yields the protein MRRLLRARARLRRQLAASCGPRGALSLAQERLKSEGKPQKQICQVVLDHFEKQYMKELGEAWSTVREVLTSPLCWQYAVLLNKFSFSSELKNNLRLKGYRSLFQETLPYLPGSLKCYISRTPGRFPAQKHQIGKLKEYYLLNAASLLPVLALEIKDGERILDMCAAPGGKSIAMLQCAWPGHLRCNEYDSLRSRWLKQTLESFIPEPLMNLITLSELDGRQMGDLHPELYDKVLLDAPCSNDRSWLFSSDIQQATLRLIQRKELSALQVQLLRSAIKALCPGGSVVYSTCTLSKAENSDVISHILNSCSNVLPVDISELANVISDEFTLVAGVQPHELLVLPARGKAWGPMYVAKLKKT